The proteins below are encoded in one region of Ephemeroptericola cinctiostellae:
- a CDS encoding M3 family metallopeptidase: MTLSNPLLDLTDLPRWHDITPAHVNEAVTAVLSDAHATLAQVEAIAPSDATWDNCMMPLNDVMERLSRVWGVVSHCHHVIDTPEWREAYNAQLEAVTEFGTVLGQSDKLLAQQQAFTQSPRWEALTPTRQHIVTNALRDFKLSGALLNDVDKTEFAQLRAKEAALQAKFSENLLDATNAYAYFADDVEVMGIPVEAQASMKAAAQKDGKEGYKITLQFPSYFPVMQYAEDRALREKIYRANVTRASELGDATLDNSQIMADILSTRQRMAVLLGYAHYAEVSLATKMADSVRQVTDFLYDLAYKAQASANEDMVALRLFAAEHLALSDLEAWDITYASEKLREVRYAFSEQEVKDYFPLTNVLNGLFHVVEQLFGVRFVKKNVQVWHADVQFFELKNQADQVIGGVYLDPFAREGKNAGAWMDEVRARRVLDPQGASLQTPIAHMVTNFTPPFEGQNSTLTHDDIITLFHETGHALHHLLTQVDDLEVAGIRGVEWDAVELPSQFMENFCWDFDVLSRMSAHIDTGASLPHELFDKMLAAKNFQSGLQMLRQVEFSLYDMKLHEQFTADAPQLINGLMDAIREEIAVVKPPAFNRFQHSFSHIFAGGYSAGYYSYKWAEVLSADVFSAFEAAQAEDAPLLNSTLGQTYWQSILAVGGSRPAMDSFKAFMAREPNVDALLRHSGLSVSA; this comes from the coding sequence ATGACTTTATCAAACCCTTTACTTGATTTAACTGATTTGCCACGTTGGCATGACATCACGCCTGCACATGTCAATGAGGCTGTTACTGCCGTTCTAAGTGATGCCCACGCCACATTGGCTCAAGTAGAAGCCATCGCGCCTTCAGATGCCACGTGGGACAACTGCATGATGCCGTTGAATGATGTGATGGAGCGGTTGTCGCGGGTGTGGGGTGTGGTCAGCCATTGTCATCATGTCATCGACACGCCAGAATGGCGCGAGGCCTATAATGCCCAACTTGAGGCTGTGACTGAGTTTGGCACCGTGCTCGGCCAAAGTGATAAATTGCTTGCGCAGCAGCAAGCATTTACCCAAAGCCCACGTTGGGAAGCATTGACGCCCACACGTCAACACATTGTCACCAATGCCTTGCGTGATTTTAAATTGTCAGGTGCCTTGCTGAATGATGTAGATAAAACAGAGTTCGCCCAGTTGCGCGCAAAAGAGGCTGCACTGCAAGCAAAATTCTCAGAGAACTTGCTGGATGCAACCAATGCATACGCTTACTTTGCCGATGATGTTGAAGTCATGGGCATTCCAGTTGAAGCGCAAGCCTCGATGAAGGCGGCAGCACAAAAAGATGGCAAAGAAGGTTATAAAATCACCTTGCAATTCCCATCGTATTTCCCCGTGATGCAATATGCAGAAGACCGTGCACTGCGCGAAAAAATCTATCGTGCAAATGTGACGCGAGCAAGCGAGTTGGGCGATGCGACGTTGGACAACAGTCAAATCATGGCTGATATTTTGAGTACGCGTCAGCGCATGGCGGTTTTATTGGGTTATGCACATTATGCTGAAGTCTCTTTAGCGACCAAAATGGCCGATTCGGTGCGCCAAGTGACCGACTTTTTATATGATTTGGCCTACAAGGCGCAAGCTTCGGCAAACGAAGACATGGTGGCTTTGCGCTTGTTCGCGGCGGAGCATTTGGCGCTCAGTGATTTGGAGGCGTGGGACATCACCTACGCCAGTGAAAAATTGCGCGAGGTGCGTTATGCTTTTTCTGAACAAGAAGTGAAAGATTATTTCCCTTTGACCAACGTGCTGAACGGTTTGTTTCATGTGGTTGAGCAGTTGTTTGGTGTGCGCTTCGTGAAGAAAAACGTCCAAGTGTGGCATGCCGATGTGCAATTTTTTGAGCTCAAAAATCAAGCAGATCAAGTCATCGGTGGTGTTTATTTGGATCCGTTTGCACGTGAAGGCAAGAACGCAGGCGCTTGGATGGATGAGGTGCGTGCCCGTCGTGTGTTGGATCCGCAGGGTGCTTCATTGCAGACCCCGATTGCACACATGGTGACCAATTTTACGCCACCATTTGAGGGGCAAAATTCAACATTGACGCATGATGACATCATCACCTTGTTTCACGAAACGGGACATGCCTTGCATCACCTGTTGACGCAAGTGGATGATTTGGAGGTGGCCGGCATTCGTGGCGTGGAGTGGGATGCGGTTGAGTTACCGAGTCAATTCATGGAAAATTTCTGCTGGGATTTCGATGTGTTGAGTCGCATGAGCGCACACATTGATACGGGCGCAAGTTTGCCGCATGAGCTGTTCGATAAAATGCTCGCCGCAAAAAATTTCCAATCGGGATTGCAGATGTTGCGCCAAGTGGAATTTTCATTGTATGACATGAAACTGCACGAACAATTCACCGCCGATGCACCGCAGTTGATCAATGGTTTGATGGATGCCATTCGGGAAGAGATTGCCGTGGTTAAACCCCCTGCATTCAATCGCTTTCAACACAGTTTCAGCCACATCTTTGCGGGCGGTTACAGTGCGGGGTATTACAGTTACAAATGGGCAGAAGTATTGTCCGCCGATGTATTTTCAGCATTTGAAGCGGCTCAAGCTGAAGATGCGCCGTTGCTTAACAGCACGCTGGGTCAAACGTATTGGCAGAGCATCCTCGCTGTGGGTGGTTCCCGCCCTGCGATGGACTCATTTAAGGCGTTCATGGCGCGTGAGCCCAATGTCGATGCATTGCTGCGTCACAGTGGTTTGAGCGTTTCGGCTTGA
- the panD gene encoding aspartate 1-decarboxylase: MMNVDMLYAKIHRATVTGAELNYEGSISISPTLLAATELLINQKVDIYNCNNGARFSTYVIEGKEQEICLNGAAARHVQAGDKVIIVSYASMDVNAAKTHRPKVVFVHDDNSIKDLHVEKHSTVA, encoded by the coding sequence ATGATGAATGTAGACATGCTGTACGCCAAAATTCACCGCGCCACGGTCACTGGTGCGGAGTTGAATTATGAAGGCTCCATTTCAATTTCACCGACTTTACTGGCTGCAACAGAACTGTTGATCAATCAAAAAGTTGATATTTACAATTGCAACAATGGCGCGCGTTTTTCGACGTACGTCATTGAAGGTAAAGAGCAGGAAATTTGTTTGAACGGTGCGGCTGCACGTCATGTGCAGGCGGGAGATAAAGTCATCATCGTGTCATATGCCAGCATGGATGTGAACGCTGCGAAAACACACCGCCCCAAAGTGGTGTTTGTTCATGACGATAACAGCATCAAGGATTTACATGTCGAAAAACATTCGACTGTGGCATGA
- a CDS encoding C40 family peptidase — MFFKLNLKRTLRAIVTLATGASLTFGSVAAFADDSFSERLIGRAMDLVGVKYRFGGTSPTTGLDCSGYVQYVFQNAVGVTLPRVAAAQSQVGERVASQSDMRPGDLVFFNTRGFAASHVGIYVGNNTFIHSPHTGASVRFDSMNNSYWSARFNGARRVSASSSRANAFGSNAPLGM, encoded by the coding sequence ATGTTTTTTAAATTAAACTTAAAACGCACCCTACGCGCCATCGTGACATTGGCCACAGGTGCATCATTGACTTTTGGCAGCGTGGCTGCTTTTGCAGATGACTCTTTTTCTGAACGATTGATTGGCCGTGCCATGGATTTGGTTGGGGTCAAATACCGATTTGGCGGCACTTCGCCCACCACGGGTCTGGATTGCAGTGGTTATGTACAATACGTGTTCCAAAATGCGGTGGGCGTGACATTGCCGCGCGTGGCTGCGGCCCAAAGTCAAGTGGGCGAACGCGTGGCCAGTCAATCAGACATGCGTCCTGGCGATTTGGTCTTTTTCAACACCCGTGGTTTTGCCGCATCACATGTGGGTATTTACGTGGGTAACAACACCTTCATTCACTCCCCTCATACAGGCGCATCTGTGCGCTTTGACAGCATGAACAACTCTTATTGGAGTGCTCGATTCAATGGTGCCCGTCGTGTGAGCGCATCCAGCAGTCGAGCCAATGCTTTCGGCTCAAATGCGCCATTGGGCATGTAA
- a CDS encoding oxidative damage protection protein — protein sequence MSRTVQCIRLGKEAEGLDFAPIPGALGQRIFENVSKEGWSQWLNHQTMLINENRLSMLDPRARQYLLKQAEAFFFGDGADAASGYIPTA from the coding sequence ATGTCACGCACAGTTCAATGCATTCGCCTCGGCAAAGAAGCCGAAGGTTTAGATTTCGCCCCCATTCCTGGTGCACTCGGTCAACGCATTTTTGAAAACGTATCAAAAGAAGGCTGGTCTCAATGGCTCAACCACCAAACCATGCTCATCAACGAAAACCGCCTCTCCATGCTGGATCCACGTGCACGCCAATACCTGCTAAAACAAGCAGAAGCTTTTTTCTTTGGCGATGGTGCTGATGCCGCATCGGGTTACATTCCAACAGCTTAA
- the argA gene encoding amino-acid N-acetyltransferase, with translation MTTETTPSLIDNPALFVQWLRDVAPYVHAFRDKTFVIAFGGELIEQGRLEDLVFDVSLLKAMGMRIVLIHGARPQIEKQLSLRGIPSDFINGVRITNVETLEAVKEACGALRLSIEAVFSQGLPNTPMSGSSINVVSGNFLTAKPVGVLNGVDYLHAGVVRKVNRDAIHNQLAQGQVVLLSPLGFSPTGEVFNLSTPEVAAAVASQLHADKLILLSHENLIDEDNNAIAEIDVEQARAMAEQMPLGQFLRLCLTASWVAVQSGVPRAHIVPVDTDGALLLELFQHDGVGTMITKNLLETLREAAFDDLGGILQLITPLEQDGTLVARGREKLESELPFFSVVEHDNMILGCAALYPFPEEKMAEMACFSIDPEMKGMGLGERILAHMEKRARKQGVTQLFVLTTRASHWFLKHGFVAGNVDDLPSDKKRMYNWQRKSQIFIKKIG, from the coding sequence ATGACTACAGAAACCACGCCGTCTTTGATTGACAACCCAGCCTTGTTTGTCCAATGGTTGCGCGATGTAGCGCCCTATGTCCACGCATTCCGTGACAAGACTTTTGTCATTGCGTTTGGTGGGGAATTGATCGAACAAGGGCGTCTTGAAGATTTGGTGTTTGACGTCAGTTTACTCAAGGCAATGGGCATGCGGATTGTGCTGATTCACGGGGCGCGCCCTCAAATTGAAAAGCAACTCAGCTTGCGAGGCATTCCGAGTGACTTCATCAATGGCGTGCGAATCACCAATGTGGAAACCCTCGAAGCGGTCAAAGAAGCCTGCGGCGCATTGCGCCTGTCCATTGAAGCGGTGTTCAGCCAAGGCTTGCCCAATACACCCATGTCAGGCTCATCAATCAACGTGGTGTCGGGTAATTTCCTCACCGCCAAACCTGTCGGTGTGCTCAACGGTGTGGATTACCTGCATGCGGGTGTGGTGCGCAAAGTCAATCGCGATGCGATTCACAATCAATTGGCACAAGGTCAAGTGGTGCTCTTGTCACCTTTGGGATTCTCCCCCACAGGCGAAGTCTTCAACTTGTCCACCCCCGAAGTTGCCGCAGCCGTGGCCAGCCAATTACACGCGGACAAATTGATTCTGTTGTCTCATGAAAATTTGATCGATGAAGACAACAACGCGATTGCTGAAATTGACGTTGAACAAGCCCGCGCCATGGCGGAACAAATGCCTCTGGGTCAATTTTTACGGCTGTGCCTCACCGCATCGTGGGTGGCCGTGCAAAGTGGTGTTCCTCGCGCACACATCGTCCCAGTTGACACCGATGGCGCACTTTTGCTGGAACTGTTCCAACACGATGGTGTGGGCACAATGATCACCAAAAACCTTCTGGAAACACTGCGTGAAGCGGCGTTTGATGACCTTGGTGGGATTTTACAATTGATCACACCGCTGGAACAAGACGGCACCCTCGTCGCCCGTGGCCGAGAAAAGCTGGAATCCGAACTGCCTTTCTTCAGTGTGGTCGAACATGACAACATGATTCTTGGTTGCGCTGCCCTGTACCCATTCCCTGAAGAAAAAATGGCTGAAATGGCCTGTTTTTCGATTGACCCAGAAATGAAAGGCATGGGCTTGGGTGAGCGTATTTTGGCACACATGGAAAAACGCGCGCGCAAGCAAGGCGTCACTCAATTGTTTGTCCTCACCACGCGCGCTTCACACTGGTTTTTGAAACATGGCTTCGTTGCAGGCAATGTGGATGATTTGCCTTCAGATAAAAAACGCATGTACAATTGGCAACGCAAATCTCAAATTTTCATCAAGAAAATTGGGTGA
- a CDS encoding alpha/beta hydrolase: MDTVNAVSSDFKVRDGTRLTLTHFVWDEAVCKADGEAERGDVLPPLLLVHGYGEHMGRYAECVVTLQRMGFDVWGYDARGHGLSDGDRGVMHRDDAFIDDFVELFEWVKRVTGRAPVVIGHSMGGLVVALAVTQKHVKPAALVLSSPALRVHMGLFQKALLKVGLCLFPDRALTPPAVNPIYLSHDAKVVLQYQTDPLVHRRISPRMAKFICTSGDQVRAHVEAFDMPTLLMYAGSDHVVDASGSDALATLLKAQHANRGAPIDARALTIHCYRNAYHEIFNESEPERTRILADLTGWLTNLIKKT, from the coding sequence ATGGACACAGTGAATGCGGTATCGAGCGATTTTAAAGTGAGAGATGGCACCCGTTTGACATTGACACATTTTGTTTGGGATGAGGCAGTTTGTAAAGCCGATGGTGAGGCAGAACGGGGTGATGTGCTGCCACCATTGTTGTTGGTGCACGGCTATGGCGAACACATGGGACGGTATGCGGAGTGTGTGGTGACTTTACAACGAATGGGTTTCGATGTGTGGGGATATGACGCGCGTGGGCATGGGTTGTCTGATGGCGATCGAGGGGTGATGCACCGTGATGATGCATTCATAGATGATTTTGTAGAGCTGTTTGAGTGGGTGAAGCGGGTCACAGGGCGAGCGCCTGTTGTCATTGGTCACAGCATGGGCGGTTTGGTGGTGGCACTGGCGGTGACGCAGAAACATGTTAAGCCAGCGGCATTGGTGCTGTCATCGCCTGCCTTGCGCGTGCACATGGGGTTGTTTCAAAAAGCACTCTTGAAGGTGGGGTTGTGCTTGTTTCCAGATCGGGCTTTGACACCGCCAGCCGTCAATCCAATTTATTTGTCACATGATGCAAAGGTGGTGTTGCAGTATCAAACCGACCCGTTGGTGCATCGAAGAATCAGCCCACGCATGGCAAAATTCATCTGCACGAGCGGTGATCAGGTGCGGGCTCATGTTGAAGCGTTTGACATGCCGACTTTGCTGATGTACGCAGGCAGTGACCATGTGGTGGACGCATCTGGCAGCGATGCATTGGCCACACTTTTGAAAGCTCAGCATGCAAACCGAGGGGCACCAATCGACGCCCGTGCGCTCACGATCCATTGTTATCGCAACGCCTACCATGAAATTTTTAATGAAAGCGAGCCCGAACGCACACGAATATTGGCTGATTTAACAGGATGGTTGACGAATTTGATTAAAAAAACGTGA
- a CDS encoding ATP phosphoribosyltransferase regulatory subunit, with amino-acid sequence MKKNAWVLPDQVADVLPRQARTLEVLRRGLLDVYRRHGYELVMPPLVEYTDALLDDADDDLDLRTVKWADAATGKTLAIRADMTPQVARIDAHLLNRSGVTRLCYFGSVFHARASGLLTSREPMHIGAELYGHQGLEADAEIQSLLLASLRFCQLPGLRLDVSHAQIVRALLARAPHLLDNQEAVYVALQAKDTAALKELTDGCDDEICTALLALVDLYGGVEVLERARVTLPSYPEITAALNELQALSTLDNSESVQFDLADLTGYDYHTGVMFTAYCTGMPNAIARGGRYDHIGQRFGRARPATGFSLDLREITELLPCAPAGKAISAPWTMDAALRAAVTELRAAGEVVIQVSEHQVHEEDAFVCDRELVLDAGQWVVRVR; translated from the coding sequence ATGAAAAAAAATGCTTGGGTTTTGCCCGATCAAGTCGCCGATGTGTTGCCGCGCCAAGCGCGCACACTTGAAGTTTTACGTCGCGGGTTGTTGGACGTGTATCGCCGTCATGGTTACGAGTTGGTGATGCCACCACTGGTCGAGTATACCGATGCTTTGTTGGACGATGCCGATGATGATTTGGATCTGCGCACGGTGAAGTGGGCGGATGCGGCGACAGGGAAAACTTTGGCGATTCGTGCAGACATGACCCCACAAGTGGCACGAATTGATGCACATCTGTTGAATCGCTCAGGCGTGACGCGCTTGTGTTATTTTGGCAGTGTGTTTCATGCGCGCGCATCTGGGTTGTTGACTTCTCGGGAGCCAATGCACATTGGTGCTGAGTTGTATGGTCATCAAGGTTTAGAAGCCGATGCTGAAATTCAATCGTTGCTGTTGGCTTCTTTGCGTTTTTGCCAGTTGCCTGGCTTGCGTTTGGATGTGTCTCATGCCCAGATTGTTCGGGCTTTATTGGCTCGTGCACCGCATTTGCTGGACAATCAAGAGGCCGTGTATGTGGCTTTACAAGCCAAAGACACGGCGGCTTTGAAGGAATTGACCGATGGCTGCGATGATGAAATTTGCACCGCTTTATTGGCTTTGGTTGATTTGTACGGTGGGGTTGAGGTGCTGGAACGTGCGCGCGTCACTTTACCAAGTTACCCTGAAATCACAGCCGCGTTGAATGAACTGCAAGCTTTGTCGACATTAGATAACAGTGAATCAGTACAGTTTGATTTGGCTGATTTGACGGGTTATGATTACCATACGGGTGTGATGTTCACCGCTTATTGCACGGGCATGCCGAATGCGATTGCGCGTGGTGGACGTTACGATCACATTGGACAGCGCTTTGGTCGCGCTCGCCCTGCAACTGGTTTTTCTCTGGATTTGCGGGAAATTACTGAATTATTGCCTTGTGCGCCTGCAGGCAAGGCAATCAGTGCGCCATGGACGATGGATGCGGCTTTGCGCGCTGCTGTGACTGAGTTGCGTGCGGCAGGTGAAGTGGTGATTCAAGTGAGCGAGCATCAAGTGCATGAAGAGGATGCCTTTGTTTGTGACCGTGAGTTGGTGCTGGATGCAGGGCAGTGGGTGGTTCGGGTGCGTTAA
- a CDS encoding adenylosuccinate synthase, giving the protein MLAAQQQGNVVVIGTQWGDEGKGKIIDWLSETTQGVVRFQGGHNAGHTLIINGQKTVLRLIPSGIMHDGLPCFIGNGVVLSPEALFKEIGELEAAGVKVCNRLFISDACTLILPYHIALDQAREAKKGDAKIGTTGRGIGPAYEDKVARRALRVQDLFNPTVFAAKLKETLEYHNFVLTQFLGAEAVDFQKTLDDALAFADRLKPMVTDVSAQLFDIQQAGGRLLFEGAQGTLLDVDHGTYPFVTSSNCVAGAAAAGAGVGPSKLSYVLGITKAYCTRVGSGPFPTELYNAEGMNDASGKHMAEVGKEFGSVTGRARRCGWFDAAALRRSIQINGVSGLSMMKLDVLDGLAEVKLCVGYSIDGVTYDLLPRGADDVARCEPIYETFEGWTESTFGVTTWDGLPANAQKYLRRIEEVCGVRIDIVSTGPDRVHTIMM; this is encoded by the coding sequence ATGTTAGCAGCGCAACAACAAGGCAATGTCGTTGTCATTGGTACCCAGTGGGGTGATGAGGGCAAAGGTAAGATCATCGATTGGTTGAGTGAAACCACGCAAGGTGTTGTGCGTTTCCAAGGCGGTCACAATGCAGGTCATACCTTGATCATCAATGGTCAAAAAACAGTATTGCGTTTGATTCCATCAGGCATCATGCACGATGGCTTGCCTTGCTTTATCGGCAATGGCGTTGTGTTGTCCCCCGAAGCTTTGTTTAAAGAAATTGGTGAGCTCGAAGCCGCAGGCGTGAAGGTGTGCAACCGCTTGTTTATTTCGGATGCTTGCACATTGATTTTGCCATATCACATTGCCTTGGATCAGGCGCGTGAAGCGAAAAAGGGTGACGCGAAAATTGGCACCACAGGTCGTGGCATTGGTCCTGCTTATGAAGACAAAGTGGCGCGCCGTGCGTTGCGCGTACAAGACTTGTTCAATCCAACGGTCTTTGCCGCCAAGCTCAAAGAAACTTTGGAATACCATAACTTTGTATTGACTCAATTTTTGGGCGCGGAAGCGGTCGATTTTCAAAAAACTTTGGATGACGCATTGGCTTTCGCTGACCGTTTGAAGCCGATGGTGACAGATGTGTCTGCTCAATTGTTTGACATTCAGCAGGCTGGTGGCCGTTTGCTGTTTGAAGGCGCGCAAGGCACTTTGCTTGATGTTGATCATGGCACGTATCCTTTTGTGACCAGCAGCAATTGTGTTGCGGGTGCAGCGGCGGCGGGTGCGGGTGTAGGGCCCAGTAAATTGTCTTATGTGTTGGGCATCACCAAAGCGTACTGCACCCGTGTGGGTTCTGGGCCGTTCCCGACTGAGTTGTACAATGCAGAAGGCATGAACGATGCCAGTGGCAAGCACATGGCCGAAGTCGGTAAAGAGTTTGGTTCTGTGACGGGGCGTGCGCGTCGTTGTGGTTGGTTTGATGCGGCCGCATTGCGCCGTTCGATTCAAATCAATGGCGTATCGGGTTTGTCCATGATGAAGCTGGATGTGCTTGATGGTTTGGCAGAAGTGAAATTGTGCGTTGGCTATTCGATTGATGGTGTGACATATGATTTGTTACCACGTGGTGCAGATGATGTGGCACGTTGCGAACCCATCTATGAAACATTTGAAGGTTGGACGGAGTCTACTTTTGGTGTGACCACTTGGGATGGTTTACCAGCCAATGCGCAGAAATATTTGCGTCGCATTGAAGAAGTGTGTGGCGTGCGCATTGACATCGTGTCGACGGGTCCTGATCGCGTTCACACCATCATGATGTAA
- a CDS encoding phosphoribosyltransferase: protein MQKTTETDLYVDWQGYHRMIERLALQVYESKWDFDVVLCLARGGLVAGNVLCRIFDKPLAVLSTSSYRESVGMKQGALDISKNITMTQGELAGRVLLVDDLIDTGVTLAEVKEHLSTHYPAITGVRSAVLWRKGWAKQEPDYCVDLLDNSPWIHQPFEAYDALQPHMLSAWLKKDAAQSEQ, encoded by the coding sequence ATGCAAAAAACAACTGAAACTGACTTGTACGTGGATTGGCAAGGTTACCATCGCATGATCGAGCGATTGGCTTTACAAGTCTATGAATCCAAATGGGATTTTGATGTTGTCTTGTGTTTGGCACGTGGTGGATTGGTGGCTGGCAATGTTCTGTGCCGTATTTTTGATAAACCTTTGGCGGTGTTATCAACCAGTTCATACCGTGAGTCGGTTGGCATGAAGCAAGGTGCGTTGGATATTTCTAAAAACATCACGATGACCCAAGGTGAATTGGCAGGGCGTGTGTTGTTGGTGGATGATTTGATTGATACAGGGGTCACATTGGCTGAGGTGAAAGAACATTTGAGCACTCACTACCCAGCCATCACCGGTGTGCGTTCGGCTGTCTTGTGGCGCAAAGGTTGGGCGAAACAAGAACCTGATTATTGCGTGGATTTGCTTGACAACAGCCCGTGGATTCATCAGCCTTTTGAGGCATACGATGCTTTACAGCCTCACATGCTCAGCGCATGGTTGAAAAAAGATGCGGCTCAATCGGAACAGTAA
- a CDS encoding DUF2788 domain-containing protein, which yields MTEAQFSEWGFYVGVGGLCALMVFIVFKLARDSKAGRFGTMILLLGLVLGVFGFLLKGILSLILDK from the coding sequence ATGACTGAAGCACAATTTTCAGAGTGGGGGTTTTATGTTGGTGTGGGTGGTTTGTGCGCTTTGATGGTTTTTATCGTGTTTAAACTGGCGCGTGACAGCAAAGCGGGTCGATTTGGGACAATGATTCTGTTGTTGGGTTTGGTATTGGGGGTGTTTGGTTTCTTATTAAAAGGCATTCTGTCCCTAATCCTTGATAAATAA
- a CDS encoding circularly permuted type 2 ATP-grasp protein: MTMPNHFYDEMNADAGVREHYQAMEAWLKAQTPEHLADKRKQADLMFHKLGITFAVYGEESGAERLIPFDIIPRVFPKTEWQQLEKGLRQRVLALNMFLQDVYHDQRILKEGLIPAERILGNAQYRPEMQGVDVARQIYSHISGVDIVRAGAGEFYVLEDNLRVPSGVSYMLEDRKMMMRLFPELFSKYKVAPVAHYPDLLLDTLRSVAPSGIDDPTVVVMTPGAYNSAYFEHAFLAQQMGVELVEGKDMFVDDLHVYMRTTRGPKRVDVIYRRVDDDFLDPLAFRHDSALGVPGLLNCYRAGHVTMTNAIGTGVADDKSIYPFVPDMIKFYLSEEPILNNVPTYQCRKPDELSYVLANMDKLVVKLTHGAGGYGMLVGPASTKAEVDEFREIVKSKPEQYIAQPTLALSTCPTFVDSGIAPRHIDLRPFVLSGKEVQLAPGGLTRVALKEGSLVVNSSQGGGTKDTWVLE; the protein is encoded by the coding sequence ATGACGATGCCCAACCACTTTTACGATGAAATGAATGCCGATGCGGGGGTCCGCGAGCACTATCAGGCGATGGAGGCTTGGCTTAAAGCACAAACGCCTGAGCATTTGGCAGATAAGCGCAAGCAGGCGGATTTGATGTTTCATAAACTTGGCATCACGTTTGCGGTGTATGGTGAGGAGTCAGGCGCCGAGCGTTTGATCCCATTTGACATCATCCCACGTGTTTTCCCCAAAACGGAATGGCAGCAGCTTGAAAAAGGCCTGCGTCAACGCGTGTTGGCGTTGAACATGTTTTTACAAGATGTGTATCACGATCAACGCATTTTGAAAGAAGGGCTGATTCCTGCGGAGCGAATTTTGGGCAATGCGCAGTACCGTCCCGAAATGCAAGGTGTGGATGTGGCGCGGCAGATTTATTCGCACATTTCAGGGGTCGACATTGTACGCGCGGGTGCAGGTGAGTTTTATGTGCTTGAGGATAATTTGCGCGTGCCATCGGGTGTGTCGTACATGCTTGAAGACCGAAAAATGATGATGCGCCTGTTTCCAGAGCTGTTTTCAAAATACAAAGTCGCACCTGTCGCACATTATCCAGACCTCTTGCTCGATACTTTACGCAGTGTCGCGCCCAGTGGTATTGACGATCCAACTGTCGTCGTGATGACCCCTGGTGCTTACAACAGTGCGTATTTTGAGCACGCTTTTCTTGCGCAGCAAATGGGTGTGGAGTTGGTTGAAGGCAAGGACATGTTTGTCGACGATTTGCACGTTTACATGCGCACCACGCGCGGGCCGAAACGGGTTGATGTGATCTATCGTCGGGTCGATGATGATTTTCTTGATCCCCTCGCTTTTCGTCATGATTCTGCTTTGGGCGTGCCTGGTTTGCTCAACTGTTACCGCGCGGGTCATGTGACCATGACCAACGCGATTGGCACGGGTGTTGCCGATGACAAATCGATTTATCCTTTTGTACCTGACATGATCAAGTTTTATTTGTCAGAAGAGCCCATTTTAAATAATGTGCCAACCTATCAATGCCGCAAGCCCGATGAGTTGAGCTATGTGTTGGCCAATATGGATAAACTCGTGGTTAAATTGACGCACGGCGCGGGGGGGTATGGCATGTTGGTGGGGCCAGCGTCAACCAAAGCTGAAGTCGATGAGTTCCGTGAAATCGTGAAATCCAAGCCAGAGCAATACATTGCTCAGCCGACATTGGCTTTATCGACGTGTCCGACCTTTGTTGACAGCGGCATTGCGCCGCGCCACATTGATTTGCGCCCATTTGTGTTGTCAGGTAAAGAAGTGCAGCTTGCACCTGGTGGTTTGACGCGTGTGGCTTTGAAAGAAGGTTCATTGGTGGTGAACAGCTCACAAGGTGGCGGGACGAAAGACACTTGGGTATTGGAGTGA
- a CDS encoding DUF1330 domain-containing protein, whose translation MSKAGPHQVLFGDWQPERVVIIEFEDMQAFHHWYDSSDYQALIELRKSAAIDSMMVVDGV comes from the coding sequence ATCTCAAAAGCAGGTCCGCATCAAGTGTTATTTGGTGACTGGCAGCCTGAACGGGTCGTCATTATTGAGTTTGAAGACATGCAGGCTTTTCATCATTGGTATGACTCATCTGACTATCAAGCATTGATTGAATTGCGGAAAAGTGCCGCGATTGATTCGATGATGGTGGTGGATGGCGTATAA